In the genome of Macrobrachium nipponense isolate FS-2020 chromosome 34, ASM1510439v2, whole genome shotgun sequence, one region contains:
- the LOC135207767 gene encoding gastrula zinc finger protein XlCGF57.1-like: MNSDVNRDGIDPLSYTIKQEAKDVDDVHMSEFVDCSKFCIATIDIKKEPTSVDIKKEPGTFDSSDNEMESMYIGAQNDNSGYCNDKSGEEGIGSPMAGEGETALRCDICANTFPNEDTLIMHLKIHIGEKPYTCQECGKGFILNDTLQMHLRIHTGDRLYTCKECGERFNSNETLENHMRIHTGERAFLCKECGKTFNSNVTLKNHLKIHAGHRPYTCHQCDKSFQREEHLKDHMRIHTGERPFVCNECGKTFSQNGNLKNHMKIHTGERPFPCKECGKSFFRGAHLNEHMRTHTGEKLYECTECGRAFSDRGKLTVHMRIHTGERPFECSHCRKTFNQSGTLKNHLKIHLGEKPYECIECGKSFSESGSLKNHMRIHTGERPFNCNDCGKTFSERSTLKKHIRIHTGEKPFTCSECGRTFSQSGNLKNHMKVHTGEKPFSCDECGKTCSERGALKKHMKVHKLPM, from the coding sequence atGAATTCAGATGTAAACAGAGATGGAATAGACCCTTTATCATACACTATCAAACAAGAGGCCAAAGATGTGGATGATGTTCATATGTCAGAGTTTGTTGACTGTAGTAAATTTTGTATTGCAACAATTGACATAAAAAAGGAACCAACATCAGTTGACATAAAAAAGGAACCAGGAACTTTTGATTCTAgtgataatgaaatggaaagtatGTATATTGGTGCACAGAATGATAATTCAGGTTATTGTAATGATAAAAGTGGAGAGGAAGGAATTGGTTCACCAATGGCTGGTGAAGGTGAAACAGCTCTTAGATGTGATATTTGTGCAAACACATTTCCAAATGAAGATACCCTCATAATGCACTTGAAAATTCACATAGGGGAGAAGCCTTATACCTGCCAAGAATGTGGTAAGGGATTTATTTTGAATGATACTCTTCAGATGCATTtgagaatccatactggagaTAGATTGTATACGTGCAAAGAATGTGGTGAGAGATTTAATTCAAACGAGACCCTGGAAAATCACATGAGAATTCACACTGGTGAGAGAGCATTTTTATGTAAGGAATGTGGGAAGACTTTTAATTCAAATGTGACGCTCAAGAATCACCTGAAAATTCATGCAGGCCATAGACCATACACGTGCCACCAGTGTGATAAGTCGTTTCAGCGAGAAGAACATTTGAAGGACCACATGAGAATTCATACTGGTGAGAGACCATTTGTTTGCAATGAATGTGGGAAGACTTTTAGCCAGAATGGGAATCTCAAGAATCACATGAAAATTCACACTGGAGAGAGACCATTTCCATGCAAGGAGTGTGGCAAATCGTTTTTCAGGGGAGCACATCTCAATGAGCATATGAGAACTCACACAGGTGAGAAATTATATGAATGCACAGAGTGTGGAAGGGCTTTTAGTGATAGGGGTAAACTCACAGTTCACATGAGAATTCACACTGGAGAAAGACCATTTGAATGCAGCCATTGTAGAAAAACCTTCAATCAAAGTGGCACTCTCAAGAATCACTTGAAAATTCATTTAGGAGAAAAACCATATGAATGTATTGAATGTGGAAAGTCATTTAGTGAAAGTGGAAGTCTTAAAAATCACATGAGAATTCATACGGGCGAGAGACCTTTTAATTGCAATGATTGTGGAAAAACATTTAGTGAAAGGTCAACTCTCAAGAAACACATAAGAATACACACTGGAGAAAAACCTTTCACGTGTTCTGAATGTGGAAGGACTTTTAGTCAGAGTGGAAATCTCAAAAATCACATGAAAGTTCACACAGGAGAAAAGCCATTTTCATGTGATGAGTGTGGAAAGACATGTAGTGAAAGAGGCGCTCTTAAGAAGCATATGAAAGTTCACAAACTTCCTATGTAG